One Jannaschia sp. GRR-S6-38 genomic window carries:
- the mscL gene encoding large conductance mechanosensitive channel protein MscL: protein MINEFKDFIAKGNVMDMAVGIIIGAAFTAIVTSLVGDIINPVIALFTGGIDFSGWFYVLGDGEFASIEAATEAGVPVFAVGQFIMAVINFLIIAFVVFMLVKMVNRIKAAAETPDDVAPEVPTGPSELDVLLEIRDSLKRATPAE from the coding sequence ATGATAAACGAGTTCAAGGACTTCATCGCCAAGGGCAATGTCATGGACATGGCCGTCGGCATCATCATCGGCGCCGCTTTCACCGCCATCGTCACGTCGCTTGTGGGCGACATCATCAACCCGGTCATCGCGCTTTTCACCGGCGGGATCGACTTCTCGGGCTGGTTCTACGTGCTGGGCGACGGCGAGTTCGCCTCGATCGAGGCCGCGACCGAGGCCGGCGTGCCGGTCTTCGCCGTGGGCCAGTTCATCATGGCGGTCATCAATTTCCTGATCATCGCCTTCGTGGTCTTCATGCTGGTCAAGATGGTCAACCGCATCAAGGCCGCTGCCGAGACCCCCGACGACGTCGCGCCCGAGGTGCCCACCGGCCCGTCGGAGCTGGACGTCCTGCTGGAGATCCGCGACAGCCTCAAGCGCGCCACCCCGGCGGAGTGA
- a CDS encoding glutathione S-transferase family protein gives MADLSAFPITRRWVPQDPSKLQLFSFPTPNGVKASIMLEETGLPYEVHRVTLSDDDVKSDAFLSLNPNNKIPAIIDPDGPGGRPIGLFESGAILLYLGEKTGRLMGRDAAAKAHVTQWIMWQMGGLGPMLGQLGYFVKMGGKAIEDPRPRQRYVDEAKRLLSVVAGELADRDWIADEFSAADIAIAPWLNALNFYEAREIVGWADYPGLQDYLDRFMGRPAVKIGMKTPPREG, from the coding sequence ATGGCCGATCTTTCCGCCTTTCCGATCACCCGCCGCTGGGTGCCGCAGGACCCGTCCAAGCTCCAGCTCTTCAGCTTCCCGACACCGAACGGGGTGAAGGCCTCGATCATGCTGGAGGAGACCGGCCTGCCCTACGAGGTGCATCGCGTCACGCTGTCGGATGACGACGTGAAATCCGACGCCTTCCTGTCGCTCAACCCCAACAACAAGATCCCTGCGATCATCGACCCGGACGGGCCGGGCGGGCGGCCCATCGGCCTCTTCGAGAGCGGGGCGATCCTGCTCTATCTGGGCGAGAAGACCGGCCGGCTGATGGGCCGGGACGCCGCGGCGAAGGCGCATGTCACGCAATGGATCATGTGGCAGATGGGCGGGCTGGGCCCGATGCTGGGCCAGCTGGGCTACTTCGTGAAGATGGGCGGCAAGGCGATCGAGGATCCGCGCCCGCGCCAGCGTTACGTGGACGAGGCGAAGCGGCTGCTGTCGGTCGTGGCGGGCGAGCTGGCGGATCGCGACTGGATCGCGGACGAGTTCAGCGCCGCCGATATCGCGATCGCGCCTTGGCTGAACGCGCTGAATTTCTACGAGGCGCGGGAGATCGTCGGCTGGGCCGACTACCCCGGATTGCAGGATTACCTCGACCGATTCATGGGCCGCCCGGCGGTGAAGATCGGCATGAAGACACCCCCGCGCGAAGGCTGA
- the mobA gene encoding molybdenum cofactor guanylyltransferase MobA produces MIQPDGVILAGGRATRMGGGDKGRLAVGGTALIERVIARLAPQVDRLALNANGDPARWADLGLPVLPDATEDRPGPLAGVLAGLDWAAAGGCPHIVTAAADTPFLPPDLVPRLLAAASPAGLALAATRDGDRTWPQPVFGLWPTALRDDLCAALEDGTRKVLHWTDRHGAGLAVFETDPIDPFFNVNTPEDLARAEALACG; encoded by the coding sequence GTGATCCAGCCCGATGGCGTCATCCTCGCCGGCGGGCGGGCAACCCGGATGGGCGGCGGCGACAAGGGGCGGCTGGCGGTCGGCGGCACCGCGTTGATCGAGCGGGTGATCGCGCGGCTCGCGCCGCAGGTCGACCGCCTCGCGCTCAACGCCAATGGCGACCCGGCGCGCTGGGCGGATCTGGGCCTTCCGGTCCTGCCGGACGCGACCGAGGACCGGCCCGGCCCGCTGGCCGGCGTGCTCGCCGGGCTCGACTGGGCGGCGGCCGGGGGCTGTCCGCATATCGTGACCGCCGCCGCCGACACGCCCTTCCTGCCGCCTGACCTTGTGCCGCGGCTCTTGGCGGCCGCCTCGCCCGCGGGGCTCGCGCTCGCCGCCACGCGCGACGGCGACCGAACCTGGCCGCAGCCGGTCTTCGGCCTCTGGCCCACGGCGCTGCGCGACGATTTGTGCGCCGCGCTGGAGGACGGCACGCGCAAGGTGCTGCACTGGACCGACCGGCACGGCGCGGGGCTCGCGGTTTTCGAGACCGACCCGATCGACCCCTTCTTCAACGTGAACACGCCCGAGGACCTGGCGCGGGCGGAGGCGCTGGCATGCGGCTGA
- a CDS encoding AzlD domain-containing protein encodes MSEATVWLIIAGLGAGTYLTRFVFLGLVGDRPLPDWLLRHLRYAGVAVLPGLVAPLVVWPDATGGQPDAAHLIAAAVTLAVGVWRKDVIQAVIVGGLVFAGLGWAL; translated from the coding sequence ATGAGCGAGGCGACCGTCTGGCTGATCATCGCCGGGCTGGGCGCCGGCACCTATCTGACGCGTTTCGTCTTCCTGGGCCTCGTTGGCGACCGGCCCCTGCCCGACTGGCTGCTGCGGCATCTGCGCTATGCGGGTGTGGCGGTGCTGCCGGGCCTGGTCGCGCCGCTGGTCGTCTGGCCCGACGCCACGGGCGGGCAGCCCGACGCGGCCCATCTGATCGCGGCGGCGGTGACGCTGGCCGTGGGCGTCTGGCGCAAGGATGTGATCCAGGCCGTGATCGTCGGAGGCCTCGTCTTCGCGGGGCTGGGCTGGGCGCTCTAG
- the mobB gene encoding molybdopterin-guanine dinucleotide biosynthesis protein B produces the protein MRLIGIVGHKNGGKTTLTERLVAEMTSRGLTVSTLKRSHHALDLDSPGTDSFRHRAAGAHQVALVSDARLTLMEERAGLSLEDALARLAPCDVALAEGWKRGTHFRIEAWRPETGAQPLAQTDAGIAAVAAGATSIRAMAASGPCDVTCPVFDLNDVAAIADFVLR, from the coding sequence ATGCGGCTGATCGGGATCGTCGGGCACAAGAACGGCGGCAAGACCACCCTGACCGAGCGGCTGGTGGCCGAGATGACGTCGCGCGGGCTGACCGTCTCGACGCTCAAGCGCAGCCATCACGCGCTGGACCTGGACAGCCCCGGCACCGACAGCTTCCGTCACCGCGCGGCGGGCGCGCATCAGGTCGCGCTGGTCTCGGATGCGCGGCTGACGTTGATGGAGGAGCGCGCGGGGCTGAGCCTCGAGGACGCGCTGGCCCGGCTCGCGCCCTGCGACGTGGCCCTGGCCGAGGGCTGGAAGCGCGGCACGCATTTCCGCATCGAGGCCTGGCGTCCCGAGACCGGGGCGCAGCCCCTGGCTCAGACCGACGCGGGCATCGCCGCCGTCGCGGCCGGCGCGACCTCGATCCGCGCGATGGCGGCCTCGGGGCCCTGCGACGTCACCTGCCCGGTCTTCGACCTGAACGATGTCGCGGCGATCGCGGATTTCGTGTTGCGATGA
- a CDS encoding molybdopterin-binding protein: MSFELVIAADWSAAATPTGRRPRKDAIWVCADRAGSRELRYFPTRAAALDWIGALLAEGQRTLLGFDFAMGFPPGFAAALTGEARALAVWDWLAVHVTDAADNANNRFELAQVINRRFPGTGPFWGRPAALDLPDLPATDRARAAHGMAERRQVEARARNAKPVWQLAYAGAVGSQTLLGMAALSRLRRAHPDLAVWPQETGFARPEARIVLAEIYPSLFDDNAQDHAIKDARQVMAASAALRAAPGEWWTAPAALPDAARIASEEGWILGVGPDGPLPVGRAPDDCFALPPGIDWTPVDAALATLREGTAPVTGVEVVPVERAAGRILAADAVARRANPPAANAAVDGWGFSHATLGPGPIPVAPGRAAAGQPHVDPVPPGRALRILTGAALPPGVDTVALQEDAVEAAGAVTLRAIPKPGANTRRAGEDLASGDVLLRQGAVLRPSDLALAIAGGLAALELRALLRVGVLSTGDEIVAPGGEGIADVNRPMLLAMLAGWGLAPVDLGRVRDDPAALAARLDAADVDALLTSGGASAGAEDHLSRLMRARGTVQHWRIAVKPGRPLMLGRWNGVPLFGLPGNPVAAFTCAALFARPALLRLAGADWSDPPRRRVPAGFAKRKKAGRREYLRARIRDGRAEIFASEGSGRVSGLSWAEGFVELPDAALEIAEGDAVDYIAFADLGIG; the protein is encoded by the coding sequence ATGAGTTTCGAGTTGGTCATCGCCGCCGATTGGTCCGCCGCCGCCACGCCCACGGGTCGCCGGCCCCGCAAGGACGCGATCTGGGTCTGCGCCGATCGCGCCGGGTCGCGGGAGCTGCGGTACTTCCCGACCCGCGCCGCGGCGCTGGACTGGATCGGCGCGCTGTTGGCGGAGGGGCAGCGCACGCTGCTGGGCTTCGATTTCGCCATGGGCTTCCCGCCCGGCTTCGCGGCGGCCCTGACCGGCGAGGCGCGGGCGCTGGCGGTCTGGGACTGGCTGGCCGTGCATGTGACCGACGCGGCGGACAACGCGAACAACCGCTTCGAGCTGGCGCAGGTGATCAACCGGCGTTTCCCGGGGACCGGGCCATTCTGGGGCCGGCCGGCGGCGCTGGATCTGCCGGACCTGCCGGCGACCGACCGCGCGCGGGCGGCCCACGGCATGGCCGAGCGCCGCCAGGTCGAGGCGCGCGCACGGAACGCCAAGCCAGTTTGGCAGCTGGCCTATGCCGGCGCGGTCGGCTCGCAGACGCTGCTGGGGATGGCCGCCCTGTCGCGCTTGCGCCGCGCGCATCCCGACCTCGCCGTCTGGCCGCAGGAAACCGGCTTCGCCCGGCCCGAGGCCCGGATCGTGCTGGCCGAGATCTATCCGAGCCTCTTCGACGACAATGCACAGGACCACGCGATCAAGGACGCGCGCCAGGTGATGGCCGCGAGCGCCGCGCTCCGCGCCGCGCCCGGGGAGTGGTGGACCGCCCCCGCCGCGTTGCCCGACGCCGCGCGCATCGCGTCCGAGGAAGGCTGGATCCTGGGCGTCGGTCCGGACGGCCCCCTGCCGGTCGGCCGCGCGCCCGACGACTGCTTCGCCCTGCCGCCGGGGATCGACTGGACGCCGGTGGACGCGGCGCTGGCGACGCTACGCGAGGGCACCGCGCCGGTTACGGGTGTGGAGGTGGTGCCGGTCGAACGGGCCGCCGGCCGCATCCTCGCGGCCGACGCCGTGGCCCGCCGCGCCAACCCGCCCGCCGCCAACGCCGCCGTGGATGGCTGGGGCTTCTCCCATGCCACGCTCGGGCCCGGCCCGATCCCCGTCGCGCCGGGCCGGGCCGCCGCGGGGCAGCCGCATGTGGACCCGGTCCCGCCGGGCCGGGCTCTGCGCATCCTGACCGGCGCGGCGCTGCCGCCGGGCGTGGACACCGTCGCGCTGCAGGAGGACGCGGTGGAGGCGGCGGGGGCCGTGACGCTTCGCGCCATTCCGAAACCCGGGGCCAATACCCGCCGCGCGGGCGAGGATTTGGCGTCGGGGGACGTGCTGCTGCGGCAGGGCGCGGTCCTGCGCCCCTCGGATCTCGCGCTCGCCATCGCCGGCGGGCTGGCCGCGCTCGAGCTGCGCGCGCTGCTGCGCGTCGGCGTGCTGTCCACCGGCGACGAGATCGTCGCGCCGGGCGGCGAGGGGATCGCGGATGTGAACCGGCCGATGCTGCTGGCGATGCTGGCGGGCTGGGGCCTCGCCCCGGTCGATCTTGGCCGGGTCCGCGACGACCCCGCGGCGCTGGCCGCGCGGCTGGATGCGGCGGATGTCGACGCGCTCCTGACCTCGGGCGGCGCCAGCGCGGGGGCGGAGGATCACCTGTCCCGACTGATGCGCGCGCGCGGCACGGTGCAGCACTGGCGCATCGCGGTGAAGCCGGGGCGGCCCCTGATGCTGGGGCGCTGGAACGGCGTGCCGCTCTTCGGGCTGCCGGGCAACCCGGTCGCCGCCTTCACCTGCGCGGCGCTTTTCGCGCGGCCGGCGCTGCTGCGCCTCGCGGGGGCAGATTGGTCCGATCCGCCGCGCCGGCGGGTCCCGGCGGGCTTCGCCAAGCGCAAGAAGGCAGGGCGGCGCGAATACCTCCGCGCTCGCATCCGAGACGGTCGGGCCGAGATCTTCGCCTCCGAAGGCTCGGGCCGCGTGTCGGGCCTGTCCTGGGCGGAGGGCTTCGTGGAGCTGCCCGACGCCGCGCTCGAGATCGCCGAGGGCGATGCGGTCGACTACATCGCCTTCGCCGATCTGGGGATCGGCTGA
- a CDS encoding YtoQ family protein — MELNVYLAGEIHTDWRETIRAGAAHLPVTFTAPVTDHAASDDCGVAILGAEDDKVWHDRKGAQVNAIRTRKAIADADVVVVRFGDKYKQWNAAFDAGQAAALGKALIVQHAPEHAHPLKEIDAAALAVCETPEQVVQVLDYVLTGALPR, encoded by the coding sequence ATGGAACTCAACGTCTATCTGGCCGGCGAAATCCACACCGACTGGCGCGAGACGATCCGCGCCGGGGCCGCGCATCTGCCGGTGACCTTCACCGCCCCGGTAACCGATCACGCCGCCTCCGACGATTGCGGCGTGGCGATCCTGGGCGCCGAGGACGACAAGGTCTGGCACGACCGCAAGGGCGCGCAGGTCAACGCGATCCGCACCCGGAAGGCCATCGCCGACGCGGATGTCGTGGTCGTGCGCTTCGGCGACAAGTACAAGCAATGGAACGCGGCCTTCGACGCGGGGCAGGCGGCGGCGCTGGGCAAGGCGCTCATCGTGCAGCACGCGCCGGAGCACGCGCATCCCCTGAAGGAAATCGACGCCGCCGCGCTGGCCGTCTGCGAGACGCCCGAGCAGGTGGTGCAGGTTCTGGACTACGTCCTGACGGGCGCGCTGCCGCGTTAA
- the pnp gene encoding polyribonucleotide nucleotidyltransferase has product MFNIVKKEMEWGHDTLTLETGKIARQADGCVIATYGETSVMAAVTYAKQPKPGQDFFPLTVHYNEKYYAAGKVPGGFFKREARPTEKETLTSRLIDRPIRPLFVEGFKNEVLVICTVLSHDLENDPDIVAMIAASAALTISGAPFMGPIAGARVGFVDGEYVLNPSVDDMQGLRANPEQRLDLVVAGTKDAVMMVESEAYELSEAEMLGAVKFGHEQMQPVIDLIVDLAEDAAKEPFDYQAPDYSAILARVTELGEQKMRDAYAITDKQERTAAVSAAKEAIKAELSEEELEDPNLGTALKKLESKVLRGDVVKNGKRIDGRALDTVRPIDCQVGILPRTHGSALFTRGETQGLIVTTLGTGDDEQIIDALHGNFRSNFLLHYNFPPYSVGEVGRFGPPGRREIGHGKLAWRALQAVLPTATDFPYTIRLVSEITESNGSSSMATVCGASLSMMDAAVPLKAPVAGVAMGLVLEEDGDYAVLTDILGDEDHLGDMDFKVAGTEDGITSLQMDIKVAGITPEIMETALAQAKDGRIHILGEMSKALSAGRSEFSAHAPRIETMQIPTDKIREVIGSGGKVIREIVETSGAKVDINDDGIIKIASPNGDAIQKAYDMIHSIVAEPEEGKVYKGKVVKIVDFGAFVNFFGKRDGLVHVSQIENRRLNHPSDVLKEGQEVWVKLLGFDDRGKVRLAMKMVNQETGEEMAKEDAE; this is encoded by the coding sequence ATGTTCAACATCGTTAAGAAAGAGATGGAGTGGGGACACGACACCCTCACCCTGGAGACGGGCAAGATCGCCCGTCAGGCCGACGGCTGCGTGATCGCCACTTATGGCGAGACCTCCGTGATGGCCGCCGTCACCTATGCCAAGCAGCCGAAGCCCGGTCAGGACTTCTTCCCGCTGACGGTCCACTACAACGAGAAATACTACGCCGCGGGCAAGGTTCCCGGCGGCTTCTTCAAGCGCGAGGCGCGGCCCACCGAGAAAGAGACGCTGACCTCGCGTCTGATCGACCGGCCGATCCGCCCGCTCTTCGTCGAGGGCTTCAAGAACGAGGTGCTGGTGATCTGCACCGTTCTGTCCCACGACCTCGAGAACGATCCCGATATCGTCGCCATGATCGCGGCCTCCGCCGCGCTGACGATCTCGGGCGCGCCCTTCATGGGCCCGATCGCGGGCGCCCGCGTGGGCTTCGTGGACGGCGAATACGTGCTGAACCCCTCGGTCGACGACATGCAGGGCCTGCGCGCCAATCCCGAGCAGCGCCTCGATCTGGTCGTCGCCGGCACCAAGGACGCCGTTATGATGGTCGAGTCGGAGGCCTATGAGCTGTCCGAGGCCGAGATGCTGGGCGCGGTGAAGTTCGGCCACGAGCAGATGCAGCCCGTGATCGACCTGATCGTCGACCTGGCCGAGGACGCCGCGAAGGAGCCCTTCGACTACCAGGCGCCCGACTATTCGGCGATCCTGGCCCGCGTGACCGAGCTGGGCGAGCAGAAGATGCGCGACGCCTACGCGATCACCGACAAGCAGGAGCGCACCGCCGCCGTCTCCGCCGCCAAGGAGGCCATCAAGGCCGAGCTGTCGGAGGAGGAGCTAGAGGATCCGAACCTGGGCACCGCGCTCAAGAAGCTCGAATCCAAGGTTCTGCGCGGCGACGTGGTGAAGAACGGCAAGCGGATCGACGGGCGCGCCCTCGACACCGTGCGGCCGATCGACTGCCAGGTCGGCATCCTGCCCCGCACGCATGGCTCGGCGCTGTTCACCCGCGGCGAGACCCAGGGCCTGATCGTTACCACGCTGGGCACCGGCGACGACGAGCAGATCATCGACGCGCTGCACGGCAATTTCCGCTCGAACTTCCTGCTGCACTACAACTTCCCGCCCTATTCGGTCGGCGAAGTGGGGCGCTTCGGACCTCCGGGCCGGCGCGAGATCGGCCACGGCAAGCTGGCCTGGCGCGCGCTCCAGGCGGTGCTGCCCACGGCGACGGATTTCCCCTACACGATCCGTCTCGTCTCCGAGATCACCGAGTCCAACGGCTCCTCCTCGATGGCCACCGTTTGCGGTGCGTCGCTGTCGATGATGGATGCGGCCGTGCCGCTGAAGGCCCCCGTGGCCGGCGTGGCGATGGGCCTCGTGCTGGAGGAGGACGGCGACTACGCGGTGCTGACCGACATCCTGGGCGACGAGGATCATCTCGGCGACATGGACTTCAAGGTGGCGGGCACCGAGGACGGCATCACGTCGCTGCAGATGGACATCAAGGTTGCGGGCATCACGCCCGAGATCATGGAGACCGCCCTGGCGCAGGCCAAGGACGGCCGGATCCACATCCTCGGCGAGATGTCCAAGGCGCTGTCGGCCGGCCGGTCCGAGTTCTCGGCCCACGCCCCGCGCATCGAGACGATGCAGATCCCCACGGACAAGATCCGGGAGGTCATCGGCTCGGGCGGCAAGGTCATCCGCGAGATCGTGGAAACCTCGGGCGCCAAGGTCGACATCAACGATGACGGCATCATCAAGATTGCCTCGCCCAACGGCGATGCCATCCAGAAGGCCTACGACATGATCCACTCGATCGTGGCGGAGCCGGAAGAGGGCAAGGTCTACAAGGGCAAGGTCGTGAAGATCGTCGATTTCGGCGCCTTCGTGAACTTCTTCGGCAAGCGCGACGGCCTGGTCCACGTGTCCCAGATCGAGAACCGCCGCCTGAACCATCCTTCGGACGTTCTGAAGGAGGGCCAGGAGGTCTGGGTCAAGCTTCTGGGCTTCGACGATCGCGGCAAGGTCCGGCTGGCCATGAAGATGGTCAACCAGGAGACCGGCGAGGAAATGGCGAAGGAAGACGCCGAGTAA
- the ald gene encoding alanine dehydrogenase — protein sequence MRIGCPKEIKPQEFRVGLTPAAAAEAIAHGHEVVVETGAGVGSGFEDAEYAATGATILPDAATVFAQADMIVKVKEPQAVERKMLRDGQVLFTYLHLAPDPAQTHDLIASGATCIAYETVTDRMGGLPLLAPMSEVAGKLAPQMGAWTLQKANGGRGVLMGGVPGVGPAQVAVIGGGVVGTHAARVAAGMGADVVVLDRSLPRLRHLDETFGGVFRTRYASATNTAELVAQADMVIGAVLVPGAAAPKLVKRDQLSGMKTGAAIVDVAIDQGGCFETSKATTHEDPIYEVDGIMHYCVANMPGAVARTSTIALGNATLPFLLALADKGWRAACLADPHLRAGLNVHAGQLTYAAVGEALGLPSVPAEDVLAA from the coding sequence ATGCGCATCGGTTGCCCCAAGGAAATCAAACCCCAGGAATTTCGCGTCGGGCTGACCCCCGCCGCGGCGGCGGAGGCCATCGCCCATGGCCACGAGGTCGTGGTCGAGACGGGCGCCGGCGTCGGTTCGGGCTTCGAGGACGCCGAATACGCCGCGACCGGCGCGACGATCCTGCCCGACGCCGCCACGGTTTTCGCCCAGGCCGACATGATCGTGAAGGTGAAGGAGCCGCAGGCCGTCGAGCGCAAGATGCTGCGCGACGGCCAGGTCCTGTTCACCTACCTGCATCTCGCGCCCGATCCGGCGCAGACGCATGACCTGATCGCGAGCGGGGCGACCTGCATCGCCTACGAGACGGTAACCGACCGGATGGGCGGGCTGCCGCTCTTGGCGCCGATGTCCGAAGTGGCGGGCAAGCTGGCCCCGCAGATGGGCGCCTGGACCCTGCAGAAGGCCAATGGCGGGCGCGGCGTGCTGATGGGCGGCGTGCCGGGCGTGGGCCCGGCGCAGGTCGCGGTCATCGGCGGCGGCGTCGTGGGCACCCATGCCGCGCGCGTGGCCGCGGGGATGGGGGCCGACGTGGTCGTGCTGGACCGCTCGCTGCCGCGCCTGCGCCACCTGGACGAGACCTTCGGCGGCGTGTTCCGCACCCGCTATGCCAGCGCGACCAACACCGCCGAGCTGGTGGCCCAGGCCGACATGGTGATCGGCGCGGTGCTGGTGCCCGGCGCCGCCGCGCCGAAGCTGGTCAAGCGCGACCAGCTTTCAGGCATGAAGACCGGCGCGGCGATCGTCGACGTGGCGATCGACCAGGGCGGCTGCTTCGAGACCTCGAAGGCGACCACTCACGAGGATCCGATCTACGAGGTCGATGGCATCATGCATTACTGCGTTGCCAACATGCCGGGCGCGGTGGCCCGCACCTCGACCATCGCGCTGGGCAACGCGACGCTGCCCTTCCTCCTGGCGCTGGCCGACAAGGGCTGGCGCGCGGCCTGCCTGGCCGATCCGCATCTGCGGGCCGGGCTGAACGTGCATGCGGGGCAGCTGACCTATGCCGCCGTGGGCGAGGCGCTGGGCCTGCCCTCGGTCCCGGCCGAGGACGTGCTGGCCGCCTGA
- a CDS encoding TetR/AcrR family transcriptional regulator: protein MKQPVQKRAQRTREALIAAAQELSAGGYEALRVEEIVLRAGVAKGTFFAHFPDKDALMDQLLGARIDGHLDAIAARPAPRSVDEMLDALMPLLGFMTSERYVFDLILRYSGAAAVEEIGPIARTFQRQIEIVADWVRDAPFRRDISPELIAEGVQAFAVQAMALRFCALNGGPVRDRLEVYLRAWLLPGG, encoded by the coding sequence ATGAAACAGCCCGTCCAGAAGCGCGCGCAGCGCACCCGCGAGGCCCTGATCGCCGCGGCGCAAGAGCTCTCCGCCGGCGGCTACGAGGCGCTTCGGGTCGAGGAGATCGTGCTGCGGGCCGGCGTCGCGAAGGGCACGTTCTTCGCGCATTTCCCGGACAAGGACGCGCTGATGGATCAGCTTCTGGGCGCGCGGATCGACGGGCATCTGGACGCGATCGCCGCCCGCCCGGCGCCGCGCTCGGTCGACGAGATGCTCGACGCGCTGATGCCGCTCCTCGGGTTCATGACGTCGGAGCGCTACGTCTTCGACCTGATCCTGCGCTATTCCGGGGCCGCCGCCGTCGAGGAGATCGGGCCGATCGCCCGGACCTTCCAGCGCCAGATCGAGATCGTCGCAGACTGGGTGCGGGACGCGCCGTTCCGGCGCGACATCTCGCCCGAGCTGATCGCCGAAGGCGTGCAGGCCTTCGCGGTCCAGGCCATGGCGCTGCGCTTCTGCGCGCTCAATGGCGGGCCGGTCCGCGACCGGCTGGAGGTCTACCTCCGGGCTTGGTTGCTGCCGGGCGGCTGA
- a CDS encoding AzlC family ABC transporter permease, whose protein sequence is MSGRSPFGLGVARGLPFIVIMLPFGMLFGVLATEIGLPVAQAMGFSVLVIAGASQFTAVQLIAEGVPAAVVVLAALAVNLRMVMYSAAMVPHLGSAALWQRAAVSYLLVDQTYALAVSAYEDSPAWTLRDKLMFFAGTALPVFPAWVGASWIGAALGGRIPESWSLDFALPLAFLALVGPMLKTPAHVTAALVSVAAALAFAWVPWNLGLMIAAALAMMAGAEVERRS, encoded by the coding sequence ATGTCAGGCCGTTCGCCCTTCGGGCTCGGGGTCGCGCGCGGCCTGCCCTTCATCGTCATCATGCTGCCATTCGGCATGCTGTTCGGCGTGCTGGCGACCGAGATCGGGCTGCCCGTCGCGCAGGCCATGGGCTTCTCGGTCCTCGTCATCGCAGGCGCGTCGCAATTCACCGCGGTCCAGCTGATCGCCGAGGGGGTGCCGGCCGCGGTCGTCGTGCTGGCCGCGTTGGCGGTGAACCTGCGGATGGTGATGTATTCGGCGGCCATGGTGCCGCATCTGGGATCGGCCGCGCTCTGGCAGCGGGCGGCGGTGAGCTATCTCTTGGTCGACCAGACCTATGCGCTGGCGGTCAGCGCCTACGAGGACAGCCCGGCCTGGACGCTGCGCGACAAGCTGATGTTTTTCGCGGGCACGGCGCTGCCGGTCTTTCCCGCCTGGGTGGGCGCCAGCTGGATCGGCGCGGCGCTGGGAGGCCGCATCCCCGAAAGCTGGTCGCTGGATTTCGCGCTGCCGCTGGCCTTCCTCGCGCTCGTCGGACCGATGCTGAAGACGCCCGCGCATGTGACGGCGGCGCTGGTCTCGGTCGCGGCCGCGCTGGCCTTCGCCTGGGTGCCGTGGAACCTGGGGCTGATGATCGCGGCCGCGCTGGCCATGATGGCCGGGGCCGAGGTGGAGCGCCGGTCATGA
- a CDS encoding formate dehydrogenase accessory sulfurtransferase FdhD: MSLRTPPTLRIAPAPDDPRLTRAVTARDASGAEVALRVVEERPLTIWLNSREIVTAMTIGDHPEWLALGFLSNQGMLKPSEEVTGVDFDAETETVVVRTAVETDHEAKLARATRTSGCAVGTVFGDMMEGLGDLTLPPLALRVSELRALSQAINRTPSLYLEAGAIHGTCLCRGAEPLAYFEDVGRHNAVDKLAGWMRVTGTAAADKTLYTTGRLTSEMVIKCALMGIPALVSRSGFTAWGVEIAERVGLTVIGRLKGERFLCVAGAERLVWDLPDGAP, from the coding sequence GTGTCCCTCCGCACGCCCCCCACGCTGCGCATCGCGCCCGCGCCCGACGACCCGCGTCTGACCCGCGCGGTCACCGCGCGCGACGCGTCGGGCGCCGAGGTGGCGCTGCGCGTGGTCGAGGAGCGGCCGCTGACCATCTGGCTCAATTCCCGCGAGATCGTGACCGCCATGACCATCGGCGACCATCCCGAATGGTTGGCCCTGGGGTTTTTGTCGAACCAGGGGATGCTGAAGCCGTCGGAGGAGGTGACGGGCGTCGATTTCGACGCCGAGACCGAGACCGTCGTCGTGCGCACCGCCGTCGAGACCGATCACGAGGCGAAGCTCGCCCGCGCGACGCGGACCTCCGGCTGCGCGGTGGGCACGGTCTTCGGCGACATGATGGAGGGGTTGGGCGACCTGACGCTGCCGCCGCTGGCCTTGCGCGTCTCGGAACTGCGCGCGCTCAGCCAGGCGATCAACCGCACGCCGTCGCTCTATCTCGAGGCCGGCGCGATCCACGGCACCTGCCTGTGCCGCGGCGCCGAGCCGCTGGCCTATTTCGAGGATGTCGGCCGCCACAACGCGGTCGATAAGCTGGCGGGCTGGATGCGCGTCACCGGGACCGCGGCGGCGGACAAGACGCTCTACACCACGGGGCGGCTGACCTCGGAGATGGTCATCAAATGCGCGCTGATGGGCATCCCGGCGCTGGTCTCGCGCTCGGGCTTCACCGCCTGGGGCGTCGAGATCGCCGAGCGGGTCGGCCTGACCGTGATCGGCCGGCTGAAGGGCGAGCGTTTTCTCTGCGTGGCCGGGGCCGAGCGGCTGGTTTGGGACCTGCCGGACGGCGCGCCGTGA